One part of the Treponema peruense genome encodes these proteins:
- a CDS encoding DUF2804 family protein, translating to MYTRQILEQPGSFVKNKRPVFGTFAGHPKRLDIRGVYKPYGTVPIPTLITNLRIKSRLSFYFMIGEYAGSISFVDAKVFGFAEVVFWNTATKQKFVYRSVMGPRKRFVPHGLETASTSSYKKSRYIRISWDRRHDKLSVIFNLHGDSVRPSANAALVAAFSDKSFAELTTVLPAPTLRRCSGIYNAAMSLHGAITLIPGHGAIRTMSDADGLAFMNMHRTYMKFRSHGETITAMGTVAGKKVSFRIESGSQNSVNRELYNANVLFCDGTVTPLPPVLMTHSYGISNKWIIQDTENMVDLTFTPVSENLSKISIFILRTVYHTIFGTLEGTIMTAAGEKISFRSMTAIAENYLIRL from the coding sequence TTGTACACAAGACAAATACTTGAACAGCCTGGAAGTTTCGTAAAAAACAAAAGGCCTGTTTTCGGCACATTCGCCGGACATCCCAAAAGGCTCGACATAAGGGGCGTTTACAAGCCTTACGGAACAGTTCCTATTCCGACTCTCATAACAAATCTGCGCATAAAAAGCCGTCTTTCGTTTTACTTTATGATTGGCGAATATGCAGGAAGCATAAGTTTTGTTGATGCAAAAGTATTCGGTTTTGCAGAAGTCGTTTTCTGGAACACCGCAACGAAGCAGAAATTCGTTTACCGTTCAGTCATGGGACCCCGAAAGCGGTTTGTTCCGCACGGTCTTGAAACTGCTTCTACTTCCAGTTACAAAAAGTCACGCTACATACGCATAAGCTGGGACCGCAGGCACGACAAGCTTTCGGTAATATTCAACCTGCATGGAGACAGCGTCCGTCCTTCTGCAAATGCTGCACTTGTGGCAGCTTTTTCTGACAAAAGTTTTGCCGAACTTACCACAGTTCTTCCTGCCCCAACTTTAAGACGCTGTTCGGGTATTTACAATGCCGCCATGTCCCTTCACGGAGCAATCACACTTATTCCCGGACACGGTGCCATACGCACAATGAGCGATGCCGACGGACTTGCGTTCATGAACATGCACAGAACCTACATGAAGTTCCGCTCACACGGCGAGACAATTACCGCAATGGGAACTGTTGCAGGAAAAAAAGTATCGTTCCGCATAGAGTCAGGCTCGCAGAATTCTGTAAACCGCGAGCTTTACAACGCAAACGTGCTCTTTTGTGACGGAACGGTTACCCCGCTGCCTCCGGTTTTAATGACACATTCCTACGGTATTTCAAACAAGTGGATTATTCAGGATACAGAAAATATGGTTGACCTTACATTTACACCTGTTTCCGAAAATCTGAGCAAAATAAGCATTTTTATTCTAAGAACCGTCTATCACACAATATTCGGCACTCTGGAAGGAACAATAATGACCGCAGCAGGAGAAAAAATTTCATTCCGCTCTATGACGGCCATCGCAGAAAACTATTTGATAAGGCTTTAA
- a CDS encoding SlyX family protein: MEKEAADRITGLEIKLAYLEDYVNQLQAVSVEHTETIERLITENRMMSRKIRDMSDQLEGDIPNRKPPHY, translated from the coding sequence ATGGAAAAAGAAGCAGCAGACCGTATAACGGGCCTGGAAATAAAACTTGCATATCTTGAAGATTATGTAAACCAGCTTCAGGCCGTGTCGGTTGAACATACTGAAACAATAGAAAGGCTCATCACCGAAAACAGAATGATGAGCCGTAAAATACGCGATATGTCTGACCAGCTTGAAGGCGATATTCCCAACAGAAAGCCGCCGCACTATTAA
- a CDS encoding MBL fold metallo-hydrolase RNA specificity domain-containing protein, with product MSVTCYSLGAAEEVTGSKHILEIDGRSFMIDCGAFQGKRAEADKKNRNFDFAADKIESVVLTHAHFDHCGLLPVLAKNKYDGNIYATPATRDLANIVMMDSARIQARDAEFLAKQAAKKGEKFTWKPLFREADCVKAANQIITLGYNREMYIAPDVRLEFFDAGHILGSSLAYFTITGQRKNHITGRKSGGVSEQTKNWWHRIFGPKDAVQTAVTVNGESALCGAPSDELRILYTGDLGRRNKPIIRDPATDMKAPDYIFMESTYGNRLHESPGVAMDDLEKIIRRAIDRKGKIIIPSFAIERAQELVYYLHLLVDKKKIPQIPIYLDSPMAVNATGIYQLHQECYDDETKKAFIEHHKNPFGFNSLTTITSVDESKELNKKPGPMIIISADGMCEAGRVLYHLANNINNPNNIILLVGYMSENTLGRKLKDGAKEVRILGDWYNVKASVESINAFSAHADYRECVEWLNSIDTSRLKKIFLVHGEKDAQAAFVEYLAKNGYTDTQIVKYGETYNLE from the coding sequence ATGAGTGTTACTTGTTATTCTTTGGGTGCGGCAGAGGAAGTTACCGGAAGCAAACACATTCTTGAAATAGACGGAAGAAGCTTTATGATTGACTGCGGGGCTTTTCAGGGAAAACGTGCCGAGGCAGACAAAAAAAACAGAAACTTTGATTTTGCAGCAGACAAAATAGAAAGCGTTGTATTGACCCACGCTCATTTTGACCACTGCGGACTTCTTCCTGTTCTTGCAAAAAACAAATATGACGGCAATATTTATGCAACACCGGCTACACGCGATCTTGCAAACATCGTAATGATGGACAGCGCAAGAATACAGGCCCGCGATGCTGAATTCCTTGCAAAACAGGCCGCCAAAAAAGGTGAAAAATTTACCTGGAAGCCGCTGTTCCGCGAAGCAGACTGTGTAAAGGCAGCCAACCAGATAATTACACTCGGTTACAACCGCGAAATGTACATTGCCCCCGACGTAAGACTTGAATTCTTTGACGCGGGCCACATTCTGGGCAGTTCTCTCGCTTATTTTACAATAACGGGACAGCGCAAAAACCACATTACCGGCCGCAAGTCAGGCGGTGTCAGCGAACAGACAAAAAACTGGTGGCACAGGATATTCGGGCCAAAAGATGCAGTACAGACAGCAGTAACGGTAAACGGGGAGTCTGCCTTATGCGGTGCACCTTCCGACGAACTGCGCATTCTTTACACGGGAGACCTTGGCCGCCGCAACAAGCCTATAATCCGCGACCCGGCAACAGACATGAAGGCACCCGACTATATCTTTATGGAAAGTACTTATGGTAATCGCCTTCACGAAAGTCCCGGAGTGGCAATGGACGACCTTGAAAAAATAATCAGGCGTGCAATTGACCGTAAGGGAAAAATCATAATTCCGTCTTTTGCAATAGAGCGTGCCCAGGAACTTGTCTATTACCTGCACCTTCTTGTAGACAAAAAGAAAATTCCGCAGATACCTATTTATCTTGACAGTCCGATGGCAGTCAATGCAACCGGAATCTACCAGTTGCACCAGGAATGCTACGATGACGAAACAAAGAAAGCCTTTATCGAGCACCACAAAAATCCGTTCGGATTCAACTCGCTTACGACAATAACAAGTGTAGATGAGTCCAAGGAACTTAACAAAAAACCGGGTCCGATGATTATAATAAGTGCCGACGGAATGTGTGAAGCAGGCCGTGTACTTTATCATCTTGCAAACAACATAAACAATCCCAACAATATAATTCTTCTTGTAGGATACATGTCAGAAAACACTTTGGGAAGAAAACTCAAGGACGGTGCAAAAGAAGTGCGCATACTCGGTGACTGGTACAATGTAAAAGCCAGTGTCGAGTCAATAAACGCATTCAGTGCACATGCAGACTACAGGGAATGTGTTGAATGGCTTAATTCCATAGATACAAGCCGCCTTAAAAAGATTTTCCTCGTTCACGGAGAAAAAGACGCGCAGGCAGCCTTTGTGGAATATCTGGCTAAAAATGGATATACTGACACGCAGATTGTCAAATACGGGGAAACCTATAATCTTGAATAA
- a CDS encoding ATP-binding protein gives MKVQIDFVTIANGIKKYYQVAYTAMDDSTLHRELKPLQMINNNYEKILLTMDYDIVPNHDGIKQINVLDWLLEE, from the coding sequence GTGAAAGTTCAAATTGATTTTGTTACAATAGCAAATGGAATTAAAAAATATTACCAGGTCGCATACACTGCCATGGATGATTCAACTTTGCATCGCGAACTTAAACCTTTGCAGATGATTAATAACAATTACGAAAAAATTCTTTTGACTATGGATTACGATATTGTTCCAAACCACGACGGAATAAAACAAATCAACGTGTTGGACTGGCTGCTGGAAGAATAA
- a CDS encoding C40 family peptidase → MNYSKYNRENLVAARRIFITAAFVLFAMFRIMPLAAAPRVSEQRQALITYALKLQGTPYVYGGDSPENGMDCSGFVTYVAANSVGVQLPRTAHSLYTATKRIKPQEREPGDLVFFKNDPASERITHVGIYCGVYHGKNRAFEGRRVFVSAVSDGPKTGVQLTLMSQKFWKGHFFAYGRFLPSTKEYNAAVKIKNEAAK, encoded by the coding sequence ATGAACTATTCAAAATACAACCGCGAAAACCTTGTTGCGGCGCGGCGCATTTTTATTACAGCGGCATTTGTACTGTTTGCGATGTTCAGAATAATGCCGCTTGCGGCAGCCCCCAGGGTTTCGGAACAGAGACAGGCGCTTATTACATACGCACTCAAACTTCAGGGAACTCCTTACGTTTACGGTGGCGACTCTCCCGAAAACGGAATGGACTGCAGCGGATTCGTAACTTATGTTGCCGCAAATTCAGTGGGAGTACAGCTGCCCCGGACTGCACATTCCCTTTACACTGCAACAAAGCGAATCAAACCGCAGGAGCGTGAACCAGGGGATCTCGTTTTCTTCAAGAACGACCCTGCTTCGGAACGCATAACGCATGTAGGCATATACTGCGGCGTCTATCACGGAAAAAACCGTGCCTTCGAGGGGCGCAGGGTATTTGTTTCGGCTGTCAGTGACGGGCCCAAAACAGGAGTTCAGCTTACGTTGATGAGCCAGAAGTTCTGGAAGGGGCATTTCTTTGCATACGGACGCTTTCTTCCTTCTACAAAGGAATACAACGCGGCTGTCAAAATAAAAAACGAGGCGGCAAAGTAA